The Pseudonocardia sp. HH130630-07 DNA window CTCGTCGTCGTCGACGTCCAGAACGGGTTCGTCACCGAGCACTCGCAGCACGTCGTGCCGGTTGTCGAGCGCCTGGCGCGTGAGTGGCTGGAGGCAGGCCGGGATGTGGTTTTCACCCGCTACCTGAACTACGACGACAGCCCGTTCGAGAAGATCATGGGCTGGTCGAAGCTGAAGGACTCACCTGAGATCGACATCGTCGACGAGCTGCAAGAACACAGCAGCCGAGCCGTCGCCGTGGTCGACAAGAAGATCTACACCTTGTTCAACGAGGACGGCATCGCGCTCGCGAGCGAGCGCGGTTGGACGGACATGTTCGTGTGCGGGATCGACACGGAGGTGTGCGTACTCAAGACAGCCGTCGACGCGTTCGAGCTCGGCATCCGTGCGTGGCTGCTCGTGGACGCCTCGGCCAGCCACTCGGGACCGGCACCGCACGACGCCGGCGTACTCGTCGGCCAGAAGATGATCGGGCGGCGACAGACGATCACCACGGCCGAGATCCCGGACGTTCTGGGCAACCGCGCGCTCGTCTGATCAGCTCGCCTGCTCACACTTCGGGCGGTTGGGGACGGACCCGGCGCGCCACGATCTCAGCGGCCCGCCGGTCCTCGTTGGCGACCCACGCCGCGTAAACGCGAAGGGTGGTTGCTCCGCCACCGCCGTGCCCGAGACGACCTGCGACGGTCCTCAGATCGACGCCGGCCGTCAACAGCTCGGTTGCTGAATAGTGCCGGAGTGCGTGCAGGTGGCTGTCGATACCGACTCGCTCGCACATACGTCCGTATCGGTGAGTCACGCCGCTGGGATCGCACGGCTTCTCGTTCGTCGGGGAGTAGGAGAACAGGTAGGCGGCGCTCGTCGGCTTCACTCCGACCTGCCTGCAGCGCTCCTCGTAGCGAGCCCAGTGCTCGCGGAGCAGCTCCACGGTCTCGCTGTCGACGGCGAGTCGCCGAGCGCGATGTGTCTTCGTGTCCTTCTCGATGCTCTTGCCGACCACGCGAACGTGGTTACGACGTACGTACAGAACGCTCGAGTCCAGATCGACGTCCGACCAGCGCAGCGCCAGCAGCTCGGCCCGGCGCAGACCAGTCACCATCACGACCCAGACGAGGACTCCCCAGTCCGCGCCCTCCTCCCGTGCCGCGGCGACGAGAACGGCCGCCTCCGCCGAAGTCGGCGGATCCGGGTCGGGGACGGGAGCCCGAGGGATGCGCGCCAGCTCGGCCAGGTTCGAGCTGATCCACTCCCATCGCTCGGCGGCCGTCAGCGCGGCCCGGATGATGAAGTGAATCTTCCGGACGGTCGCGGCCGCGAGCGGACGGCAGACATGTTCGCGGCACTCGGAGACCGCGCAACCTCGTTCGGCGCAGTCGTGCTCCGGGTATCCGCTGGCCGGCGGGCGGCCGGGCGGGCGTTTGTGCCGGACCTCTCGGCACTCGTGCGGCCCGTCGATCCGATGCTCGACGTACGGCCGACCGTCACACCGGGCGCCGCACCGACGCAGCTCGGCGTAGAAGCGCTCCAGACCGTGCGTCGTGATCTTCCCGAGCGGATGGTCACCCACCACCGGGTAGATGTGCTTGGCCGCATAGCCGACGTACGTGGCACGCGTCGACTCCTCCAACTCGTGCGTGCCGAGCCACGCCTCGATCGTCGTCCGCAACGATGCGCGGGTGGTGGCGTGGCGCTGCGCGGCGACCTGGCCGACGAACTTCTTAAGGAGCTGCTCGGCCTCGGTCCGGCTGGGCCGGGAGCCACGGAGGTAGATCTTGCGCCCGCTGACCGGATCTCGGCCCGAGAACAGGACCACCTGGTAGGAGTTCCCGCGGCGCCGGATCATCCCCTGCTGACGGCGCTTCGGCGGGTCCTTGGGCATGCCTCCGAGGCTAATGGATGCCACAGCGGATGCCAGGCGTTTGGTCAGACGCCGTTGCAGTAGCTAAAACTGCTGGTCAGATGTGGTGGAGACGAGGGGAATCGAACCCCTAACCCCCGCCTTGCAAAGGCGGTGCTCTGCCAATTGAGCTACGTCCCCGGGTGGGCACCGGTCACGGTACCCGCGCGGAACGGGTTCAGCGGGTGGTGGCCTCGTGCCAGAGATCGTCGGAGCCGACGCCCCGCAGGCGGGACCAGCCGAAGTACGCGGCGCCGGCGACCACGGCCAGGGCGAACAGCTTCTTCACGAGAGCTCCTCACGATGTCTTCGGAGGGGAAAGGTGTGGGCCTAGCTGGATTTGAACCAGCGACCTCATCGTTATCAGCGATGCGCTCTAACCAACTGAGCTATAGGCCCGTGCAACGGGTGAAACCCTACCGTACGGGTCCGAGCACCCCGCTGCGGGGGTCCTCGGTCCCGTACGGTCCGACGGGCGTCAGTCGCGCTCGGAGAGCGTGACCTCGATGCCGCCGACCAGGTCGGCGGCGACGTTGTAGACGAAGGCCACGATCGTCACCGCGACCGCGAACAGCAAGCTGTTGACCGCGCCGATGATGGCGGCGAGGCCGAAGACCCGGCCGGCGCTGATCAGCGAACCGCCGGTCTCCTCCTGGCCGGTCACCAGGTCGGCGTAGGTGCCGTTGAGCCGGTCCCACACCCCCATGCCGCCCAGCACGCCGTACAGGACTCCCGCCGCCACCATCCACACCAGCCACAGGACGACCGCCAGCGCCAGCGCCATCTTCAGCACCGACCAGGGGTCGAGCCGCTTCAGCTGCAGGAGTGCCTGCCGCGGCGGGCGGTTGCGCACCGAGGCCCGCGGGACGTCCGCGCCGGCGGCGCGGTTCTCCGGGTCCCGGGTCGCGGTCGCCGTCCCGCCGCCGGACGACGGACCGGCAGCCGTGTCCGGCGCCGTGAGGAACGCGGTCGGTGCCTCGCTCAGCAGCGAGTCCGCCACCGTGGGCTGGTCGCCGTTCGCACCCTCGTGCGCGTCCGGAACCCGGCGCCAGGGCGGCGGCGCGGACACCGCGGACTCGGCCGCCGGCTCCTCCGCGGCCGCAGGAGCCGGTCCCGGCGCCGGCGGTGCGGTCGCCGGCGGTGCGGGCACGGCCGGTGCGGCGGGCGGAGCCTGCGCCGGTTCCGCGGGGCGGGGAGTGGGACTCGGCGGGACGTCCGGGGACGCCGCCGTGGGCTTCGGTGCCTGGTCCGCATCGGTGGCGACGGTGCGGCCCTCGCCCTCCGGCGGGGTGCGGTCGTCGGTGCTCACGAGATGGAGCTCTCCTCGCTGGTCGTCGCTGCGGTCGTGCGGTCTCCGGTTCCCAGGCGCCGCGGGCGGCCGGTCGCTGCGACCGGCCGCCCGGACGACCTACGCCTGCTGGCCCGGGTCCTCCTCGGTCTCCTCCGCGTTGCGGGCGACCGCCAGCAGCGTGGAGCTCTCGCCCAGGTTCATCAGGCGGACCCCCTTCGTCTGCCGGCCGGCCTTGCGCACCTCGCGGGCGGAGGTCCGGATCACCCCGCCGGTGGAGGTGATCGCGTACAGCTCGTCGTCGATACCGACGATGAGTGCACCGACCAGCGTGCCACGCCGACGGTCGTACTGGAGGGTCAACACTCCCTTGCCGCCGCGACCCTGCACCGGGTAGTCCTCGATCGGGGTGCGCTTCGCGTAGCCACCGGTCGTGGCGACGAGCAGGAAGGTGTCCGGCCGGATCACCCCGAGGGCGAGCAGCTGGTCACCGCTGTTGAACCGCATCCCGAGCACACCGGACGTGGCCCGGCCCATCGGCCGCAGCGCGTCGTCGGTCGCGGTGAACCGGATCGACTGGCCCTCGGCGGAGACGAGCAGCAGGTCGTCGTCACCCGAGCAGAGGACGGCGCCGACCAGCTCGTCGTCGTCACGCAGGTTGATGCCGATCAGGCCGCCGGAGCGGTTGGAGTCGAAGTCGGTGAGCCGCGACTTCTTCACCAGACCGTTTCGCGTCGCGAGGACGAGATACGGCCGCGCCGAGTAGTCCTTGATCTGCATGACCTGGGCGAT harbors:
- a CDS encoding DLW-39 family protein, which gives rise to MKKLFALAVVAGAAYFGWSRLRGVGSDDLWHEATTR
- a CDS encoding isochorismatase family cysteine hydrolase — translated: MAEINPVLVVVDVQNGFVTEHSQHVVPVVERLAREWLEAGRDVVFTRYLNYDDSPFEKIMGWSKLKDSPEIDIVDELQEHSSRAVAVVDKKIYTLFNEDGIALASERGWTDMFVCGIDTEVCVLKTAVDAFELGIRAWLLVDASASHSGPAPHDAGVLVGQKMIGRRQTITTAEIPDVLGNRALV
- a CDS encoding DUF3566 domain-containing protein, yielding MSTDDRTPPEGEGRTVATDADQAPKPTAASPDVPPSPTPRPAEPAQAPPAAPAVPAPPATAPPAPGPAPAAAEEPAAESAVSAPPPWRRVPDAHEGANGDQPTVADSLLSEAPTAFLTAPDTAAGPSSGGGTATATRDPENRAAGADVPRASVRNRPPRQALLQLKRLDPWSVLKMALALAVVLWLVWMVAAGVLYGVLGGMGVWDRLNGTYADLVTGQEETGGSLISAGRVFGLAAIIGAVNSLLFAVAVTIVAFVYNVAADLVGGIEVTLSERD
- a CDS encoding site-specific integrase codes for the protein MPKDPPKRRQQGMIRRRGNSYQVVLFSGRDPVSGRKIYLRGSRPSRTEAEQLLKKFVGQVAAQRHATTRASLRTTIEAWLGTHELEESTRATYVGYAAKHIYPVVGDHPLGKITTHGLERFYAELRRCGARCDGRPYVEHRIDGPHECREVRHKRPPGRPPASGYPEHDCAERGCAVSECREHVCRPLAAATVRKIHFIIRAALTAAERWEWISSNLAELARIPRAPVPDPDPPTSAEAAVLVAAAREEGADWGVLVWVVMVTGLRRAELLALRWSDVDLDSSVLYVRRNHVRVVGKSIEKDTKTHRARRLAVDSETVELLREHWARYEERCRQVGVKPTSAAYLFSYSPTNEKPCDPSGVTHRYGRMCERVGIDSHLHALRHYSATELLTAGVDLRTVAGRLGHGGGGATTLRVYAAWVANEDRRAAEIVARRVRPQPPEV